A genomic segment from Lignipirellula cremea encodes:
- a CDS encoding type II secretion system F family protein yields MAALLPVGIALLLAIHLLRLNNQRMLIRGLQIGGWVMVNLGLFGVFLSLAFPLAIFYALFVPFFIWDVRRLYWRSELRAIFATLAVAAEKGASLPATLDALGAERHDTLGRRLQDCCQAIRGGQSLRAALNQNFSLPLQARVSLRLAELTGNLASSLRIILVEDPETDAELRKAKGRLAYFAIASWIAIMAVMMLATMSFRAAPWRMVEEFGLPPAGFFRWTLAAGEYAWYWVPLFLLALLIAAYAGAVLSGIRLFRPRAYETPLLMSALGAAMRCGLPLTTVLPALRDEYPHGPVRRALDRAGAANLAGQSWTEALRQHRLLGDADTALLEAASRVRNLPWACDQIAHRHAIRRLRTLQWVAGTLAPLVLLLLACVVGIAAIESFSPLVHMITNLA; encoded by the coding sequence ATGGCTGCCTTGCTGCCGGTCGGGATCGCCTTGCTGCTGGCGATCCATCTGCTTCGCCTGAACAACCAGCGGATGTTGATTCGCGGGCTGCAGATCGGCGGCTGGGTGATGGTCAACCTGGGGCTGTTCGGCGTATTCTTGTCCCTGGCCTTTCCTCTGGCGATCTTTTACGCGCTGTTCGTTCCGTTTTTTATCTGGGATGTGCGGCGGCTTTACTGGCGGTCGGAACTCCGGGCGATTTTCGCCACGCTGGCGGTCGCGGCCGAAAAAGGAGCATCGCTCCCCGCTACCCTGGATGCCCTGGGCGCCGAACGCCACGATACTCTCGGCCGTCGCCTGCAGGATTGCTGCCAGGCGATCCGGGGCGGGCAATCCCTGCGTGCAGCGCTGAACCAGAACTTCTCTTTGCCGCTGCAGGCGCGGGTCTCCCTGCGGCTGGCAGAGTTGACGGGTAATCTGGCGTCTTCCTTGCGTATCATCCTGGTGGAAGATCCAGAAACGGACGCGGAGTTGCGGAAGGCAAAAGGTCGCCTGGCTTACTTCGCGATCGCCAGCTGGATCGCGATAATGGCCGTCATGATGCTGGCAACGATGTCTTTTCGCGCCGCTCCCTGGCGGATGGTGGAGGAGTTTGGTCTTCCGCCGGCAGGCTTCTTCCGCTGGACGCTGGCGGCCGGGGAATACGCCTGGTACTGGGTTCCGCTGTTCTTGCTGGCTTTGCTGATCGCGGCCTACGCCGGCGCGGTGCTGTCGGGCATACGGCTGTTCCGGCCCCGCGCGTATGAAACGCCATTGCTGATGTCTGCCCTGGGCGCCGCCATGCGCTGCGGCTTGCCGCTGACGACGGTCCTGCCGGCGCTCCGCGACGAGTATCCCCACGGCCCCGTCCGCCGAGCACTGGATCGGGCCGGGGCGGCAAACCTGGCGGGACAGTCGTGGACCGAGGCGCTGCGGCAGCATCGCTTGCTGGGCGATGCGGATACGGCCCTGCTGGAGGCAGCGTCCCGGGTGAGGAATCTCCCCTGGGCCTGCGACCAGATCGCCCATCGTCATGCGATCCGACGACTGCGAACGCTGCAGTGGGTCGCCGGCACGCTCGCCCCGCTCGTACTGTTGCTGCTTGCTTGTGTGGTGGGAATCGCGGCGATCGAATCGTTTTCTCCGCTGGTCCACATGATCACGAATCTGGCCTGA